The Merismopedia glauca CCAP 1448/3 DNA segment TACTGAAGATAGAATTAGATTTACCTGATTACAAAGGGGACAGCTATTAGTCTCAAATCAGATTTTTTTTGGCTTAAAATATTTAGTCTAGTTAAGTAGAATTTAGGGAAATTTAATCAGTTAAAATTCAATGCCTTAATCTGCTAATAAAACACTGCTTAGAGAAAATTAAATAAGTATTTTTATCAAAAAAATCCTAGCTAACAGCTAACAACGATGAAAGTAAATAGCCTATCTATAATCATAAAAAGTCTAATCTTAGGAATGATATTAGTGGCAGCGATCGCCCCCTCAACTCACGGGCATGGTGACGGCGTGGAGGGGGATCTAGCTAATATGGGCATGAAAAAACTGGAAGCAGGTGCTAACCCCAAAGCAGGTCTGCGTAGTAACAGAACTCATATTAGAACCAGAGCATTGGTACAGGGTTCGCCAGATCGAATTGGTCAATGGTCGGGAATTATTAATACACCTGTCGTGCCGATTTTTGCCACCCTTTTACCTAATAAAAAGGTCTTGATGTGGGATTCAGTAGGAGACGCACCAACTGAGAGTTTCCCCGATCATAACTTTACCCGCGCCGCAGTTTGGAATCCGAATAACAACACATTCGTGCGGGTAGATGTGAGTGGTTTTAACATTTTTTGTGCTGGCTTTGCTCACCTAGCCGATGGCAGATTATTTGTAGCTGGGGGCAACAAAGATGCAGACTTGAATGGTATTCGCCAAACGCATATTTTTGATTTTAAAACTAACAGTTGGTCGCGAGGACCAGACATGGCTTATGAGCGTTGGTATCCTTCTGTAGCCGCCTTAGCTAATGGGGAACACTTTGTCATGGGGGGTGGACCCAATACTCACGAAGTTCGCCAAACTAACAACTTGATGCGATCTTTGACTAATGCTGTTCTAGCACATTCTAAAGAGTATCCTTTTATCCAAACATCTATTGATGGTAGGGTTTTTTATGCAGGTCCCCAGAGTTTTATGGGGTTATTAAATACTAGTGGTACTGGAGTTTGGCAATTTTTTGGCAATAGAGATAATATTCGGCGTTCCTATGGCAGTTACGTCATGTTTGATGTGGGTAAGTTTTTGGTAGCTGGTGGCGATCGCCCCCCCACAACTAGTGCAGTGACTATCGATCTTAACAGTGGTGCCCCTAGTGTTTCTGCCACATCCAATGCAATTTATCCTCGTCGCCAGCATAATATGACAGTACTGCCAGATGGTACGGTATTAACCACAGGAGGTTTGAGTAGCAGTGCAGCGCTAGTGGATCTTAATGCTGGGGTATATGCAGCCGAGTTGTGGAATCCTGCCACGGGGACTTGGCAAGAACTGGCTAGTGCTGAGGTGACGCGCCAATATCATTCGGTAGCTTTACTGTTGCCAGATGGTCGAGTAATGACGGGTGGTGGTGGAATTTGCGGTACTTGCCAACAGGTGGGTTATTTACGCAAAGATATGGAGATATTCTCGCCACCATATTTATTTAAGCCAGATGGTTCCGGTGAATTGGCAACTCGTCCCACAATCGGTATTGTACCTGGGGCGATCGCCTACAATAATTCCTGGACACTACAAACACCCGATGCGGCATCAATTGCGAAAGTGTCTTTGATTCGCCTTGGTGCGCCTACCCACAGTCAAGATATGGATCAACGCTACATACCGCTCAATTTTACCCGTAGTAACGCACAGTTGCAGATAGTTGCCCCAGCTAATGCCAATATCGCACCACCTGGCTATTATATGCTGTTTATTGTCAATAGCAGTGGTGTACCCTCAGTTGCCAAAACGATCAAAGTTCAATCTAGCACTAGTTTTGTGTCAACTGCGATCGCAAAACACAGTAACAAATGTTTGGATGTTCCTGATGGTCAAATAGCTAATGGAGTCAGCCTGCAACAGTTATCT contains these protein-coding regions:
- a CDS encoding RICIN domain-containing protein, with product MAAIAPSTHGHGDGVEGDLANMGMKKLEAGANPKAGLRSNRTHIRTRALVQGSPDRIGQWSGIINTPVVPIFATLLPNKKVLMWDSVGDAPTESFPDHNFTRAAVWNPNNNTFVRVDVSGFNIFCAGFAHLADGRLFVAGGNKDADLNGIRQTHIFDFKTNSWSRGPDMAYERWYPSVAALANGEHFVMGGGPNTHEVRQTNNLMRSLTNAVLAHSKEYPFIQTSIDGRVFYAGPQSFMGLLNTSGTGVWQFFGNRDNIRRSYGSYVMFDVGKFLVAGGDRPPTTSAVTIDLNSGAPSVSATSNAIYPRRQHNMTVLPDGTVLTTGGLSSSAALVDLNAGVYAAELWNPATGTWQELASAEVTRQYHSVALLLPDGRVMTGGGGICGTCQQVGYLRKDMEIFSPPYLFKPDGSGELATRPTIGIVPGAIAYNNSWTLQTPDAASIAKVSLIRLGAPTHSQDMDQRYIPLNFTRSNAQLQIVAPANANIAPPGYYMLFIVNSSGVPSVAKTIKVQSSTSFVSTAIAKHSNKCLDVPDGQIANGVSLQQLSCNGTKAQSFKFSSVSGVPNTYKIINTNSNKCVDVNGSSSNDGEAIVQQSCKNILSQQFRLEPVDNGYYQLIARHSDKCIDVDGISQSNEATIIQWPCHGGNNQQWKLNY